From the genome of Fusobacterium perfoetens, one region includes:
- the infB gene encoding translation initiation factor IF-2 produces MKVRVHELAKKYEIGNKEFLSLLKDLEIEVSSHLSGLSEDQVDKIKSHFSKDEKAADNEKAGKKKKKSKIKEKSKEPVLESKKDKNKKKKKGRRTDFFVKKADTEVGTVVEEDGIKIIKMRGEMTLGEFAEKLKINSSEIIKKLFLKGQMLTINSPLSIELAEEIAADYDVLVEQEEEEEIAFGDKFALEIEDKESDLQERAPVITIMGHVDHGKTSLLDAIRKTEVVAGEAGGITQKIGAYQVTKNGKKITFVDTPGHEAFTDMRARGAKVTDIAILVVAADDGVMPQTIEAISHAKAAGVPIIVAINKIDKPEANPMRVKQELMEHGLVSVEWGGDVEFVEVSAKAKINLDILLETILITAEILELKANPKKRGKGVVLESKLDPKVGPVADILVQEGTVRIGDVIVAGESYGKIRALMDDKGMRVNSAEMSQPVEIIGFNSVPEAGDTIYVIQNEQHARRIVEEMAKERKMAETGKKTITLESLSESFDNENLKELNLILRADSKGSAQALKESLMKLSTNEVAVNIIQSAPGAITESDIKLAEVSSAIIIGFNVRPTTKAIKEAEVSGIEIRTSSIIYQIIEDIEKALTGMLEPEFKEMYLGRIEIKKVFKVAKVGNIAGCVVVDGKVRRDSNIRIVRDGVVVYEGKLASLKRFKDDAKEVVAGQECGLGIENFNDIKEGDIVEAFDIQEVKRTLR; encoded by the coding sequence ATGAAAGTAAGAGTACATGAATTAGCTAAGAAGTATGAAATAGGAAATAAAGAATTTTTAAGCCTTTTAAAAGATTTAGAAATAGAAGTATCATCTCATCTTTCTGGACTTTCAGAAGATCAAGTTGATAAAATAAAAAGCCATTTCAGTAAAGATGAAAAAGCTGCTGATAATGAAAAAGCAGGGAAAAAGAAAAAAAAGTCAAAAATAAAAGAGAAAAGTAAGGAGCCAGTATTGGAGTCAAAGAAAGATAAGAATAAGAAAAAGAAAAAAGGAAGAAGAACAGATTTCTTTGTAAAAAAAGCTGATACTGAAGTAGGAACAGTTGTAGAAGAAGATGGAATTAAAATAATAAAAATGAGAGGAGAAATGACTTTAGGAGAGTTTGCTGAAAAATTAAAAATAAACAGCTCTGAAATTATAAAAAAACTTTTCCTTAAAGGACAAATGCTTACAATAAACAGCCCTCTTAGCATAGAACTTGCAGAAGAGATAGCTGCTGACTATGATGTTCTTGTAGAACAGGAAGAAGAAGAGGAAATAGCATTTGGAGATAAATTTGCCCTTGAAATAGAGGACAAAGAGTCAGATCTTCAAGAAAGAGCTCCTGTTATTACAATAATGGGACATGTTGACCACGGTAAAACATCTCTTCTTGACGCAATAAGAAAAACAGAAGTAGTTGCAGGAGAAGCAGGAGGAATCACTCAAAAAATAGGTGCTTATCAAGTAACTAAAAATGGAAAGAAAATCACTTTCGTAGACACACCAGGTCACGAAGCGTTTACAGATATGAGAGCAAGAGGAGCAAAGGTTACTGATATAGCTATACTTGTTGTAGCAGCAGATGACGGAGTAATGCCTCAAACAATAGAAGCTATATCTCATGCTAAAGCAGCAGGAGTTCCTATTATTGTTGCAATCAATAAAATAGATAAACCTGAAGCTAATCCAATGAGAGTTAAACAAGAACTTATGGAACATGGACTTGTTTCAGTTGAATGGGGGGGAGATGTAGAGTTTGTTGAAGTATCAGCAAAAGCTAAAATCAACCTTGATATACTTCTTGAAACAATACTAATTACAGCAGAAATTCTTGAACTTAAAGCAAATCCTAAGAAAAGAGGAAAAGGTGTTGTTCTTGAATCTAAACTTGATCCAAAAGTTGGGCCAGTTGCAGATATTCTAGTTCAGGAAGGAACTGTAAGAATAGGTGATGTTATTGTTGCTGGAGAATCTTATGGAAAAATAAGAGCATTAATGGACGACAAAGGAATGAGAGTAAATAGTGCAGAAATGTCACAGCCAGTGGAAATAATTGGATTTAACAGTGTTCCAGAAGCTGGAGATACTATTTATGTTATTCAAAATGAACAACATGCAAGAAGAATAGTTGAAGAGATGGCAAAAGAAAGAAAAATGGCAGAAACTGGTAAGAAAACTATAACTCTTGAGTCTTTATCAGAAAGTTTTGACAATGAAAACTTAAAAGAACTTAATCTAATCTTAAGAGCAGATTCAAAAGGTTCTGCACAAGCTTTAAAAGAATCTTTAATGAAACTTTCTACAAATGAAGTAGCAGTTAATATTATTCAGTCAGCTCCTGGAGCAATAACTGAAAGTGATATTAAACTTGCTGAAGTTTCAAGTGCAATCATTATAGGATTTAATGTAAGACCTACTACAAAAGCTATAAAAGAAGCTGAAGTATCAGGAATAGAAATAAGAACATCTTCTATTATTTATCAAATTATAGAAGACATTGAAAAAGCACTTACAGGAATGCTTGAACCTGAATTCAAAGAGATGTATCTTGGAAGAATTGAAATTAAAAAAGTATTCAAGGTTGCAAAAGTTGGAAACATTGCAGGATGTGTTGTTGTAGACGGTAAAGTAAGAAGAGATTCTAATATAAGAATAGTAAGAGATGGAGTTGTTGTTTACGAAGGAAAACTTGCATCACTTAAGAGATTTAAAGACGACGCAAAAGAAGTTGTTGCAGGTCAGGAATGTGGACTTGGTATTGAAAACTTTAATGATATTAAAGAAGGAGATATCGTAGAAGCATTTGATATTCAGGAAGTAAAAAGAACTCTTAGATAA
- the rbfA gene encoding 30S ribosome-binding factor RbfA: protein MRKQRLASIEKEVLRVISTALLEDVKNPKVKGMVSLTKVRVTEDLKFADLYFTILSMEGLEVNKERVEEGLNEIRGFLRKKVSEELNLRFIPEMRIKIDDSIEYAVKISKLLDDIKKKQEE, encoded by the coding sequence ATGAGAAAACAAAGATTAGCATCTATAGAAAAAGAAGTCTTAAGAGTTATCTCAACAGCTCTTTTAGAGGATGTAAAAAACCCTAAAGTAAAAGGGATGGTATCACTTACTAAAGTAAGAGTTACTGAAGATCTTAAATTTGCAGATCTTTATTTTACAATTCTTTCAATGGAAGGACTTGAAGTAAATAAAGAAAGAGTTGAAGAGGGGCTTAATGAGATAAGAGGATTTTTAAGAAAGAAAGTTTCTGAAGAACTTAATCTTAGATTTATTCCTGAAATGAGAATAAAAATAGATGATTCTATAGAATATGCAGTTAAAATTTCTAAACTGCTTGACGATATTAAAAAGAAACAGGAAGAATAG
- the recJ gene encoding single-stranded-DNA-specific exonuclease RecJ: MIWKNNNISDSIVAEKADAWKTSKILTRLLLNKNLVEKKDVERFINPSLDQLRNPFDFEKMEEAVEKIIKLREKKQRIYIYGDYDVDGITAASFLVLVMREIGIDTRYYIPSRMEENYGLDKKTIDFINERDGKMVITVDTGANSIEDIRYAQSIGIEVIVTDHHKSAKEKSDEEYILINPKLSENYKFKYLSGAGVALKLAQGIYRKLGISEERLYKYLDIVMIGTVADVVPMTDENRVIISKGLQVLKETKVKGLVYLIRYLKFQNKNINTTDVSYFISPLINSLGRIGVSKIGADFFIEEDDFKIYNIIEEMKKTNKIRRKLEKKIYDEAIEILEKENRTKEMSYIFLTSKNWHPGVIGVVSSRLSIKFGVPVILVAVKNGVGKASCRSNNGVNIFNIFKEMENKLVRFGGHDLAAGFIAETGKLKEIEEKFAEEIEKLKTVREEKVIDVDLELSIDKINEELLEDIKLLSPYGLDNQQPLFMDRGVHIKNIEKFGVEDRHFNGIIEKNKKEYPFIAFNLSNEIEHRNIKDEFDIVYYPEKVNIKGKDRYSIKIKSIK; encoded by the coding sequence ATGATATGGAAAAATAATAATATTTCAGATTCCATTGTAGCAGAAAAAGCAGATGCTTGGAAAACTTCCAAAATATTAACAAGACTCTTATTAAATAAAAATTTAGTTGAAAAAAAAGATGTGGAAAGATTTATAAATCCCAGTCTTGACCAGTTGAGAAATCCCTTTGATTTTGAAAAAATGGAAGAAGCTGTGGAAAAAATCATAAAATTGAGAGAAAAAAAACAGAGGATTTATATATATGGAGATTATGATGTAGATGGAATTACAGCAGCCTCGTTTCTTGTTCTTGTAATGAGAGAAATAGGAATAGATACAAGATATTATATTCCTAGCAGAATGGAAGAAAATTATGGACTTGATAAAAAGACTATAGATTTCATAAATGAAAGAGACGGAAAAATGGTAATAACTGTTGATACTGGAGCTAATTCTATAGAAGATATAAGATATGCTCAGAGTATTGGAATAGAAGTTATTGTTACAGATCATCATAAATCTGCAAAAGAAAAATCAGATGAAGAATATATTCTAATAAATCCGAAGCTAAGTGAAAATTATAAATTTAAATATTTATCAGGAGCAGGTGTAGCTTTAAAACTTGCTCAAGGTATATACAGAAAACTTGGAATATCAGAAGAGAGACTATATAAATATCTTGATATAGTAATGATAGGAACAGTTGCTGATGTTGTGCCAATGACAGATGAAAATAGAGTTATAATAAGTAAAGGGCTTCAGGTTTTAAAAGAAACAAAGGTAAAAGGTCTTGTTTATCTTATAAGATATCTTAAATTTCAAAATAAGAATATAAACACAACTGATGTAAGCTATTTTATATCTCCTCTTATTAATTCTCTTGGAAGAATAGGTGTTTCTAAAATAGGAGCAGATTTCTTCATAGAAGAAGATGATTTTAAAATCTACAACATAATTGAAGAGATGAAAAAAACCAATAAAATAAGAAGAAAACTAGAAAAGAAAATATATGATGAAGCAATTGAAATTCTAGAAAAAGAAAATAGGACAAAAGAGATGTCATATATATTTCTGACTTCTAAAAACTGGCATCCCGGAGTAATTGGAGTTGTATCTTCAAGGCTAAGTATAAAGTTTGGTGTTCCAGTTATATTGGTTGCAGTAAAAAACGGAGTGGGAAAAGCATCATGTAGAAGCAACAATGGTGTAAATATTTTCAACATATTTAAAGAGATGGAAAATAAACTTGTCCGTTTCGGAGGGCATGATCTTGCAGCAGGATTTATTGCTGAAACAGGAAAGCTTAAAGAAATTGAAGAAAAATTTGCAGAAGAGATAGAAAAGCTTAAAACTGTAAGAGAGGAAAAGGTTATTGATGTTGACCTTGAACTTTCTATAGATAAAATAAATGAAGAACTTCTGGAAGATATAAAGCTTCTTTCACCATATGGGTTGGATAACCAACAGCCTTTATTTATGGACAGAGGTGTTCACATAAAAAATATTGAAAAATTTGGTGTTGAAGACAGACACTTTAATGGAATAATTGAAAAAAATAAAAAAGAATATCCTTTTATTGCATTTAACCTGTCTAATGAAATAGAACACAGAAATATAAAAGATGAATTTGATATTGTATATTATCCTGAAAAGGTTAATATAAAAGGAAAAGACAGATACAGTATCAAAATAAAAAGCATAAAATAA
- the tig gene encoding trigger factor produces the protein MKHEIKKLEKSAVEIVMTLSKEEFAPIKNEIVKNAQKTVEIPGFRKGHAPIDQIEAKYAEGIKEELTDKVLKKYFGEVVTAEGLKPVSPMYNVNVKMDEETFEVTCSVDVFPEVTLGEYKGIEIDKAVFEMTDDKLNEEIERMRNAKAQLKDAEDGYQAQMGDTVDLAFEGFIDGVAFEGGKADSHLLKLGSKMFIDNFEDQLVGYTKGQEGEITVTFPAEYHAANLAGKPAVFKVKINAVKLLEKPELNDEFAKECGFESVEDLKAKKYEEVAKRGEENAKNENRGRMLIKVTDGAKVEVPQSLVIREVEAKISELEQQLMMQGMDLNGYLKMTGMTIDSIYNQLAPMSESKVKMDLILDKIAKVENLEVSEEEVKEKAEEVAKMYGMTPETLKEELDKTKRYDNFIESLKTDLLMSKAIELIENNAK, from the coding sequence ATGAAACACGAAATCAAAAAACTTGAAAAATCTGCAGTAGAGATTGTAATGACTTTATCAAAAGAGGAGTTTGCTCCAATAAAAAATGAGATAGTTAAAAATGCTCAAAAAACTGTAGAAATTCCAGGATTCAGAAAAGGACATGCTCCTATTGACCAAATTGAAGCTAAATATGCTGAAGGAATAAAAGAGGAATTAACAGATAAAGTGTTAAAAAAATACTTTGGAGAAGTTGTAACAGCTGAAGGATTAAAACCAGTAAGCCCAATGTACAATGTAAATGTTAAAATGGACGAAGAAACTTTTGAAGTAACTTGTTCTGTTGATGTTTTCCCTGAAGTAACTTTAGGAGAATACAAAGGAATTGAAATAGACAAAGCTGTATTTGAAATGACAGATGACAAATTAAATGAAGAAATAGAAAGAATGCGTAATGCAAAAGCTCAATTAAAAGATGCTGAAGATGGATACCAAGCTCAAATGGGAGATACAGTTGATTTAGCATTTGAAGGATTTATAGATGGAGTTGCTTTTGAAGGTGGAAAAGCTGATTCTCACTTATTAAAACTTGGAAGCAAAATGTTTATTGACAACTTTGAAGATCAATTAGTAGGATACACTAAAGGACAAGAGGGAGAAATAACTGTAACTTTCCCTGCTGAATACCATGCAGCTAACCTTGCTGGAAAACCAGCTGTATTCAAAGTAAAAATCAATGCAGTTAAATTATTAGAAAAACCTGAATTAAATGATGAATTTGCAAAAGAATGTGGATTTGAATCAGTTGAAGATTTAAAAGCTAAAAAATATGAAGAAGTTGCAAAAAGAGGAGAAGAAAACGCTAAAAACGAAAACAGAGGAAGAATGCTTATAAAAGTAACTGACGGTGCTAAAGTTGAAGTTCCTCAAAGCTTAGTTATAAGAGAAGTTGAAGCTAAAATTTCTGAACTTGAGCAACAACTTATGATGCAAGGAATGGACTTAAACGGATACTTAAAAATGACTGGAATGACAATAGATTCTATCTATAATCAATTAGCTCCAATGTCTGAAAGCAAAGTTAAAATGGACTTAATCCTTGACAAAATAGCTAAAGTTGAAAACTTAGAAGTTTCAGAAGAAGAAGTAAAAGAAAAAGCTGAAGAAGTTGCAAAAATGTATGGAATGACTCCAGAAACTCTTAAAGAAGAATTAGACAAAACTAAGAGATATGACAACTTCATTGAAAGCTTAAAAACAGATTTATTAATGAGCAAAGCTATTGAACTAATTGAAAATAACGCAAAATAG
- the clpP gene encoding ATP-dependent Clp endopeptidase proteolytic subunit ClpP → MYNPIVIENTSYGERSYDIYSRLLKDRIIFLGTEINDNVANAIVAQLLFLEAEDPEKDITMYINSPGGVVTAGMAIYDTMNYIKPDVQTICVGQAASMGAFLLSAGAKGKRFSLENSRIMIHQPLGGTQGQAADIEIHAKEILRLKKKLSEILAENCGKTVEEVYRDTDRDNFMSAEEAVEYGLIDKVIKR, encoded by the coding sequence ATGTACAATCCAATAGTTATAGAAAATACAAGTTACGGAGAAAGAAGTTATGATATATATTCAAGACTGTTAAAAGACAGAATAATATTTTTAGGGACAGAAATAAATGATAATGTTGCCAATGCAATAGTGGCACAGCTTTTATTTTTAGAAGCAGAAGATCCTGAAAAAGATATTACTATGTATATAAACAGTCCTGGAGGAGTTGTAACTGCAGGAATGGCAATATATGACACAATGAATTATATAAAACCAGATGTTCAGACAATATGTGTAGGACAAGCAGCAAGCATGGGAGCTTTTCTTCTTTCAGCTGGTGCAAAAGGAAAGAGATTTTCACTTGAAAATTCAAGAATAATGATACATCAACCTTTAGGGGGAACTCAAGGTCAGGCAGCTGATATAGAAATTCATGCTAAAGAAATATTAAGATTAAAGAAAAAATTAAGTGAGATTTTAGCTGAAAACTGTGGAAAAACAGTTGAAGAAGTTTACAGAGATACTGACAGAGATAATTTTATGTCTGCAGAAGAAGCTGTAGAATATGGTCTGATAGACAAAGTTATAAAGAGATAA